The following coding sequences lie in one Haematobia irritans isolate KBUSLIRL chromosome 3, ASM5000362v1, whole genome shotgun sequence genomic window:
- the LOC142231472 gene encoding uncharacterized protein LOC142231472 gives MTRDDNDASEEASGADLSSLKQQRSSMKRNISNMHKKVEKDGAKVDSTILECRLQILESYFKQLCHIQTQIETLSPADTSRSDLEELFITAKAKILGLLNKSRSSIPGDTTLMNASIAGISTQSRLPSLKLPRFDGKYGEYKRFISTFNNMVHENQTITPVDKFNYLLNCLSGPALAVVEAFQVSEENYPKALTRLQERYDNKVLIFLEHINTLFDIPKMAKGDSSSLRNIIDTVSAVRGSLLSLGSEADVMNAILVHLVLNKVDADTKQNYDEKQEYKSLPSWDCCYDVLSLRCQFLESHGKRTEFGEKAKLVKPKQNFNRTAHTFVNSNPNCVYCNSTDHYLQTCSSFSAIAVPDRFNFVKRGGLCINCLRKGHMVSKCPSKSRCRFCNSTHHSVLHIFSPDNSGQSTISNTTTVQPSTSNQNPVSLVARSCKRAIIPTAVVLIKDYCGTFQPVRALLDSGSELNFISEETAKRLRLKFRPYSQEVSGIGEVRTRIKFTVSATIKSRISSFQWSSTFAVTPTIASVQPGEYIYTSNWKIPTDIPLADPLFFKPQHIDILLSAEVFFDLLLDGRISLGYGMPNLTNTVFGYIVGGIASTGQARSNFTCNLMVNSLEVDLDKTLKKFWEVEEYEKNPNMLSEEEAACENHFVENVKLDFDGRVVVRLPFKENPKCLGDSFEAARKRFLSLERRLDRDLQLKSMYKEFMDEYLSLGHMSLYNQPLCGTYYIIPHHCVLRPQSTTTKIRVVFDASSRSSSNKSLNDILMVGPTIQQDLITTLFSFRLHKYAFTADISKMYRQFRIDENDRKYQLILWRNQKDEHLKVYQLNTVTYGLSAAPFLAIRSLFFIADKYSHSHPCGSEVLRNDLYVDDVLTGADDLATLAQKKNELVKILSFHGLELAKWNSNNIMFGSNQDAEITIKTSEDEVAKALGMSWKPKEDVFTYRFELPDVMNPTKRSVLSIVSKIYDLLGLLSPIVIRCKILLQEMWVQNIGWDDPLTEHLKSLWLQIKSDLNYIHKVEVPRYVLTSNDTLGEIHGFADASQRAYGCCIYYRVCLKGEYKTTLLIAKSKVAPIKAQSLPRLELCAAVLLNNTWLKIQPKISSFVSSIYFWTDSKIVLQWLKLHSSTLNCFVANRISELQEKTRNVSWRHVPSKSNPADVVSRGCSAEEISNTIWFSGPSFLEEDITKWPGTEEQLNIEILERRKAAVFVANSSEVNIIDDLLDKHSSYIKFIRIIAYIFRIFNRCPAKKDVNISDVIHLSPDELEEGFWRIVAHIQMWCFGADIKSLSNGGLVNPSLQKLSPFVHEMTLGATTVKILRVGGRLSQAPIPYDARFPALLPKDHRFVKLYIEHVHRSHLHAGAKVLLGLLRQKIWIVNARDVVRKVVRNCVHCFHYKPKLMEQLMGNLPSDRLRAQRPFLIAGVDFCGPFMTSYRIRGKVPYKTYIAVFVCFTSKAVHLELVSDLSTNNFILCLKRFVGRRGIPQKLYCDNATNFVGARNQIKELKESLFRDDVVHDMKSLCCQLGFEFCFIPPRAPHFGGLWEAAVKSTKTLLIKNVGKAYLTFEELQTVIIDVEAILNSRPIAPISNDPNDGEALTPGHLLIGSSLVAVPDKHIDSSQSSLLSRWQRVSFLKQQFWQMWSRDYMLSLQQRSKWFKDNNNIKEGQLVLIHEDNTPPQQWLLARVTKPILGRDGKVRVVELKTKSGICTRPIHKVAPLPNNEEV, from the coding sequence ATGACGAGAGACGATAATGATGCTTCTGAAGAAGCAAGTGGTGCTGATTTGTCTTCTCTTAAACAGCAACGTAGCTCTATGAAGAGGAATATCAGCAACATGCATAAAAAGGTAGAAAAAGATGGTGCAAAAGTAGATTCCACTATTTTAGAGTGTCGTTTGCAAATTTTGGAATCATACTTCAAACAGTTGTGCCACATCCAAACTCAAATAGAAACACTTAGTCCGGCTGACACATCGAGGAGtgatttggaagaacttttcataACAGCAAAGGCAAAAATATTGGGCCTTCTGAACAAAAGTCGTAGTTCTATACCTGGTGATACTACTTTGATGAATGCTTCAATTGCCGGAATTTCAACACAATCTCGTTTGCCTTCGTTGAAATTGCCTCGTTTTGAtggaaaatatggcgagtataaaagatttatttcgacATTTAACAACATGGTCCATGAAAATCAAACTATTACCCCAGTTgataaattcaattatttattgaacTGTCTCAGTGGTCCCGCTTTGGCAGTTGTTGAAGCTTTTCAAGTGTCAGAGGAAAACTACCCGAAAGCACTAACACGGCTCCAGGAACGTTATGACAATAAGGTATTGATTTTTTTGGAACATATCAACACTCTTTTCGATATTCCGAAAATGGCAAAAGGTGATAGCTCATCATTGCGGAATATTATTGACACTGTTTCGGCTGTTCGTGGTTCTTTGTTGTCGCTTGGGTCTGAAGCAGATGTTATGAACGCAATTTTAGTACATTTGGTTTTGAATAAAGTGGATGCAGATACGAAACAGAATTATGATGAAAAACAAGAATATAAATCGTTGCCCTCTTGGGATTGTTGCTATGATGTTTTGAGTCTTCGTTGTCAATTTCTCGAAAGTCATGGAAAAAGGACAGAATTTGGTGAAAAAGCAAAACTTGTCAAGcccaagcaaaattttaatcgcaCTGCCCATACTTTCGTCAATTCAAATCCAAATTGTGTATATTGTAATTCAACTGATCATTATCTGCAAACTTGTTCTTCGTTTTCGGCAATAGCAGTTCCCGatcgttttaattttgtaaaacgcGGTGGCCTGTGCATTAATTGTCTGCGAAAGGGGCATATGGTTTCAAAATGTCCATCAAAATCACGTTGCAGATTTTGTAATTCAACTCACCACTCAGTGTTGCACATTTTTAGTCCAGACAACTCGGGACAGTCAACCATTTCGAATACTACTACAGTGCAACCTTCAACTAGTAATCAAAATCCAGTTTCGCTTGTGGCTCGCTCATGTAAAAGGGCAATCATTCCGACTGCTGTGGTTCTCATCAAAGATTATTGTGGAACTTTTCAACCGGTAAGAGCTTTACTTGATTCCGGCTCCGAACTCAATTTCATTTCAGAAGAAACTGCAAAAAGGCTTCGGCTTAAATTTCGACCATATTCACAAGAAGTTTCGGGAATTGGAGAAGTTAGAACCAGAATTAAATTTACCGTGTCCGCTACAATAAAATCAAGAATTAGTTCGTTCCAGTGGTCCTCAACTTTTGCTGTTACCCCAACAATTGCATCTGTACAGCCCGGTGAGTACATATATACTTCAAATTGGAAAATTCCCACCGATATACCGTTAGCTGacccattgtttttcaaaccgcaACATATTGACATTCTTTTgagtgctgaagtattttttgatttattacttGATGGTCGAATTTCTCTTGGATATGGTATGCCAAACCTTACCAATACTGTTTTTGGATACATTGTTGGTGGTATCGCAAGTACTGGTCAAGCGAGATCTAATTTTACATGCAATTTGATGGTCAATTCTTTAGAAGTGGATCTTGATaaaactctaaaaaaattttgggaagtaGAAGAATACGAAAAGAATCCCAATATGTTGTCCGAAGAAGAAGCAGCATGTGAAAATCACTTTGTTGAAAATgttaaattagattttgatgGAAGAGTTGTGGTCCGCTTGCCATTTAAAGAAAATCCCAAATGTCTCGGCGATTCGTTCGAAGCTGCTCGAAAACGTTTTTTGTCCCTGGAAAGACGTTTAGATCGTGATCTACAATTGAAGTCAATGTATAAAGAATTCATGGATGAGTATTTGTCCCTGGGTCACATGTCGCTCTATAATCAACCGTTATGTGGTACCTATTACATAATACCACATCATTGTGTTTTGAGACCACAAAGTACTACAACAAAAATTAGAGTTGTATTTGATGCATCTTCTCGTAGTTCGTCAAATAAATCATTGAACGATATTTTGATGGTTGGACCAACAATACAACAAGACCTGATCACCACACTATTTTCGTTTCGTTTACACAAGTATGCTTTTACTGCTGATATTTCTAAAATGTATCGACAATTTCGAATAGATGAAAATGATAGAAAATATCAACTCATATTGTGGAGAAATCAAAAAGATGAACATTTAAAGGTATATCAACTGAATACTGTTACCTACGGTTTATCTGCCGCCCCATTTTTGGCGATTCGTAGTTTGTTTTTCATTGCAGATAAATATTCGCACTCGCATCCTTGTGGTTCTGAAGTTTTGCGCAACGATTTATACGTGGATGATGTACTCACCGGCGCTGACGACCTTGCAACGCTGGCTCAAAAGAAAAACGAGCTAGTAAAAATATTAAGTTTCCATGGCCTTGAGTTAGCAAAATGGAACAGCAATAACATCATGTTCGGTTCAAATCAAGATGCAGAAATCACCATTAAAACAAGTGAAGATGAAGTTGCAAAAGCCTTGGGTATGTCTTGGAAACCCAAGGAGGACGTTTTTACTTACCGATTCGAGTTACCAGATGTGATGAATCCTACAAAAAGATCTGTTTTgtcaattgtatcaaaaatctaTGACTTGCTTGGACTATTGAGCCCCATTGTCATTCGATGCAAAATACTTCTTCAAGAAATGTGGGTGCAAAACATTGGATGGGATGACCCATTAACTGAACATCTTAAATCATTATGGCTCCAAATTAAATCGGATTTAAATTACATACATAAAGTTGAAGTCCCCAGGTATGTTTTAACCTCAAATGATACTCTTGGAGAAATTCACGGATTTGCTGACGCCTCGCAACGAGCATATGGTTGTTGTATTTACTATCGAGTTTGTCTTAAGGGAGAATACAAAACGACCCttttaattgcaaaatccaAAGTGGCCCCAATTAAGGCACAATCACTACCACGGCTCGAATTGTGCGCAGCAGTATTGCTGAATAACACATGGCTCAAAATACaaccaaaaatttcaagttttgtcTCATCGATATATTTTTGGACTGATTCCAAAATCGTACTACAATGGCTTAAATTACATTCGTCGACGTTGAATTGTTTTGTGGCAAATCGTATTTCTGAACTACAGGAGAAAACAAGAAATGTTAGCTGGAGACACGTCCCTTCGAAGAGTAACCCTGCTGATGTGGTTTCGCGTGGATGTAGCGCGGAGGAAATTTCTAATACCATTTGGTTTAGTGGCCCTTCGTTTTTGGAAGAAGATATTACAAAATGGCCCGGAACTGAAGAACAATTGAACATCGAAATTCTCGAACGTAGAAAGGCAGCTGTTTTTGTGGCAAATTCATCAGAAGTCAACATCATAGATGACCTTCTCGATAAGCATTCttcctatattaaatttattagaaTAATTGCTTATATTTTTCGTATATTCAACAGATGTCCTGCTAAGAAAGATGTGAATATTTCTGATGTAATTCATTTGTCCCCAGATGAATTAGAAGAAGGTTTTTGGAGAATTGTGGCTCACATCCAGATGTGGTGTTTTGGTGCCGATATCAAATCACTGAGTAATGGTGGTCTGGTAAACCCATCGCTTCAAAAACTTTCACCATTTGTACATGAGATGACACTTGGAGCAACCACAGTCAAAATTCTTCGTGTTGGTGGTCGTTTGTCCCAAGCGCCCATTCCATATGATGCAAGATTTCCAGCACTATTACCAAAAGACCATCGCTTCGTTAAATTGTATATTGAGCATGTTCATCGCTCACATTTACACGCTGGAGCAAAAGTGTTGTTGGGACTATTGCGCCAGAAAATATGGATTGTAAACGCCAGAGATGTTGTACGCAAAGTTGTTCGCAATTGCGTTCATTGTTTTCATTACAAACCGAAATTGATGGAACAGTTGATGGGAAATTTGCCATCAGATCGACTTCGAGCTCAACGCCCATTTTTGATTGCTGGTGTTGATTTTTGTGGTCCATTCATGACGTCGTACCGTATCCGAGGAAAAGTGCCTTATAAAACATACATAGCTGTATTTGTGTGTTTCACTTCCAAGGCAGTTCATTTAGAACTAGTTTCGGACCTATCGACAAACAATTTCATCTTGTGTCTCAAAAGATTTGTTGGAAGACGTGGCATACCCCAAAAGTTGTATTGCGACAACGCCACTAATTTCGTTGGAGCACGTAACCAAATCaaagaattaaaagaaagtcTTTTTCGAGATGATGTGGTCCACGACATGAAATCACTTTGTTGTCAACTTGGTttcgaattttgttttatacctCCCCGTGCCCCACATTTTGGCGGACTGTGGGAAGCAGCCGTCAAATCTACAAAAACGCTACTTATAAAGAACGTTGGCAAAGCATATCTTACTTTCGAAGAGCTACAAACAGTCATAATTGACGTTGAGGCAATTTTAAATTCGCGCCCCATCGCTCCAATATCAAACGATCCCAATGATGGTGAAGCCCTAACGCCTGGTCATCTGCTTATTGGTTCTTCATTGGTTGCAGTTCCCGATAAACATATCGATTCATCCCAATCATCATTATTGTCTCGGTGGCAAAGGGTctcatttttgaaacaacaattttggcaaatgtgGTCCCGAGATTATATGCTATCTTTACAACAAAGGTCAAAGTGGTTCAAAGACAATAACAACATAAAAGAAGGGCAACTAGTTCTAATACATGAAGACAACACTCCGCCACAACAATGGTTACTAGCTCGTGTTACAAAACCTATTCTAGGCCGTGATGGAAAGGTTCGTGTGGTTGAACTGAAAACTAAATCTGGAATTTGTACTCGGCCAATTCACAAAGTGGCTCCCCTACCAAATAATGAAGAGGTTTGA